The Methanobacterium formicicum DSM 3637 nucleotide sequence CACTTTCTGGTATGCCATCAACCTTGGGACCGGCCCAGTCCCTGCAATCAGTGAGTATCATCAGGGTGGAGCGACGGTTAAGCTGAACACTGTCCAGAAATGATTCAAAGGCCTGGAACATGTTACTGGTTCCATGGATCATCAGTTTTTTCTGGCGGATGTCACGTACTTTGATAAAGGCATCCATCATGCTGGGTTCGGTCATGGCATTGGTGGTTTCAACTGTTCTATGGTCAAAGTCAAAAACCCTAACCCTACGAAAAGAGTTCTGGGCAGCGTAAATAAGACAGAAGAACCAGTTACTGATCCAGTCACAGGATCCACTAACGTCATTCAGGAAGAAGTGATGGTTCTTTTTTATGCGGGGCTTGCTTTTCACCAGATCTATGAGCGCCCCACCATTTTGAAGATTTTTACGTATGGTACGCCTGACATCAGGACGCATGATACTGGCCTGGCGCTGCCGCCTGCTACGGACCATGGCAATCTTCTTACCTATCTTCTGGCATAAAATGAAAAGTTCCGGATCAAGGGAGGTTAGGGTGTTGATATCTCTGGAGAGAAGATCTGAATCATCCTTTGTTTTGGTGTAATCATCCAGTGGAGGGTGGTAATTAAATTCATTGGGACTTATTTCCGGTGCCTTACAGTTATTGGCATCATCTTCCTGATGGTGAATCACCCATTTCTGGGTTTTTTTAGTGGACCAGACATT carries:
- a CDS encoding VWA domain-containing protein, which translates into the protein MSEDFMDKIVTFSGLLREKGIPVSIRSTHTGTQVSKLIKEDDPLFKEALAAVYVKEQKQRESFNQLFEEFFGEVTVADSEDEKEDGTSPSPQKNVWSTKKTQKWVIHHQEDDANNCKAPEISPNEFNYHPPLDDYTKTKDDSDLLSRDINTLTSLDPELFILCQKIGKKIAMVRSRRQRQASIMRPDVRRTIRKNLQNGGALIDLVKSKPRIKKNHHFFLNDVSGSCDWISNWFFCLIYAAQNSFRRVRVFDFDHRTVETTNAMTEPSMMDAFIKVRDIRQKKLMIHGTSNMFQAFESFLDSVQLNRRSTLMILTDCRDWAGPKVDGIPESAHLVEKMSRKCHKVMIFNPEDKKKWDVVDSCVSHYRDAGAKIHEVRNLNQLATLVRDI